A single region of the Neodiprion pinetum isolate iyNeoPine1 chromosome 5, iyNeoPine1.2, whole genome shotgun sequence genome encodes:
- the dop gene encoding microtubule-associated serine/threonine-protein kinase 2 isoform X5: MDQAKNRPSRARFRSASNSARILVFDQPETSESKAKSEMEGYRNLTLPKMESKEAPVKPAADEISNLVRMRNSAIGKSAPSLSIHMRDFNIPRRAAKAAHRKSFIATTSPTLPRCQSPICGSPLESPRMSSSPHFPFAPIKRINASSTAVADGRRWSVASLPSSGYGTTPGSSNVSSQCSSQERLHQLPNIPTKDELRMLSCHFSKPGTPCGSHPGFPGSSISSIPGSIALSMEEEGRRSPMHRPRSRSLSSPSRSPVLDSEIVMMNTLYKERFPKATQQMEERLTNFINENREIDEYELVTQIAPDSLPILRFVHHQVIEMARDCLQKSQEKLITSRYFYEMSENLEILLMETKEKSLEAAARLTGLIKKLLLVISRPARLLECLEFDPEEFYHLLEQAEGQARINIGIKADIPQYIINKLSLNRDPISELQEDLNKLEDSASSSENNLLLASSSPGKEDEIRSQRVPCESDYEVLKLISNGAYGAVYLVKEKITRQRFAMKKINKNNLMLRNQVEQVFAERDIMSFTDNPFVVSMYCSFETKKHLCLVMEYVEGGDCANLLKNIGPLPPDMARFYFAETVLAVEYLHNYGIVHRDLKPDNLLITALGHIKLTDFGLSKMGLMSLATNLYEGYVDRDTRQFSDKQVFGTPEYIAPEVILRQGYGKPVDWWSMGIILYEFLIGCVPFFGETPEELFAHTVNDDIEWPDNDDWPVQPEAKDIITALLQQSPRDRLGTAGSHEVKEHPYFFGVDWNSLLRHKAEFVPQLTNDEDTSYFDSRMDRYNHDLGDDTDDTDDSPLFGSFSSYSPQSRKISQTRPQLFNMSEPELDFSRKQLFRCESETSDAQLSPGFVQNVASVAQKSLQKNLLLDKNQSQTKNNSFHESPDKTADKCDPNSTGSTISATFSRDAQSTSATKNSSGDALSVSLSTPDSSQTESDDVSPQIQRKRHSHTRDKLPRFSISIDDEHILDLAAANRDAADDKHNSSTDSFETFAMSLLPLTKHRSRSVIKSASTSGLSLVIPTNDLPLTQPIESPGGSSTASSRDTSPCRELSPLVTSLKPPTIIRRGPCGFGFTVHTIRVYYGDSDFYTMHHLVMAVNQSSPAFEAGLRPGDLITHINGEAIQGLYHTQVLQLMLSGGDHVTLRSTPLENTSIKSGGRKRELGQSKMAKKSLHRQRKQKRDHSDKKRKTSLFRRISSKRASVEMQQPLSISCPLSAPILPSDSKPPLMMAAGICSPSMVTPSRSFQSFTRSLPPQESAPFFNACTKSVCSPSPPINRSSSESYHSTTTSSPCSSPSSSSSSTNPPIGNISSIANQSHYQRPSTLHGLKHKLHTAAKNIHSPNRRKSVGHIPLSPLARTPSPSPIPASPTRSPSPLAFPTGHQPGSSNTTQSYSPGNN, encoded by the exons ATGGATCAGGCTAAAAACAGGCCAAGTAGAGCTCGTTTTCGTTCAGCGAGTAATTCCGCTCGAATTTTAGTCTTTGATCAACCTGAAACATCTGAGTCTAAGGCTAAAAGCGAGATGGAAGGATACAGGAATCTCACTCTGCCCAAAATGGAAAGCAAAGAAGCCCCTGTGAAACCAG CTGCCGATGAGATTTCCAATTTGGTACGGATGCGAAATTCTGCGATAGGGAAGTCAGCGCCGTCCCTTTCCATTCATATG CGTGACTTTAACATCCCACGGCGAGCAGCAAAAGCGGCTCATCGAAAATCATTCATTGCCACCACTTCTCCAACCCTGCCGCGTTGTCAGTCTCCAATTTGCG GCAGTCCCCTAGAGAGTCCTAGGATGTCATCCAGTCCACATTTTCCTTTTGCACCAATTAAAAG AATCAACGCAAGCAGCACAGCAGTGGCCGATGGCAGGCGATGGTCCGTCGCAAGTCTACCTTCGAGTGGCTATGGGACGACTCCAGGCTCCAGTAATGTATCT TCCCAATGTTCGAGCCAGGAACGCCTTCACCAGTTACCCAACATACCGACCAAAGACGAACTCCGCATGCTGTCCTGTCACTTTTCAAAACCAGGTACGCCTTGCGGCTCGCACCCGGGCTTTCCTGGATCAAGTATATCCAGTATTCCAGGATCCATAGCTCTTAGCATGGAAGAAGAGGGTCGCAGATCGCCGATGCATCGTCCAAGGTCCAGAAGTTTGAG TAGCCCGAGTCGATCTCCTGTTTTGGATAGCGAAATAGTGATGATGAACACGTTATACAAGGAGCGATTTCCCAAA GCAACGCAACAAATGGAGGAAAGATTGACTAATTTTATTAACGAAAATCGTGAAATAGACGAATATGAACTGGTTACGCAGATAGCACCGGATTCTTTGCCTATACTGAGATTCGTCCATCATCAAGTGATAGAAATGGCTCGTGATTGTCTACAAAAATCtcaagaaaaattaatcactTCTAGATACTTTTATGAGATGagtgaaaatttggaaatactCTTAATGGAG acgaaagaaaaatctttGGAAGCAGCAGCTAGACTAACAGgactaattaaaaaattgttactaGTAATCTCAAGACCGGCGCGACTTTTAGAATGCCTCGAGTTTGATCCAGAAGAATTTTATCACCTTTTGGAGCAGGCGGAAGGGCAAGCTAGGATAAATATCGGAATCAAAGCTGATATTCCTCAGTACATAATTAACAAATTGTCACTTAATCGTGACCCGATCtcag AGTTACAGGAAGATTTGAATAAACTCGAAGACTCAGCGTCGTCTAgcgaaaataatttactaTTGGCTTCGTCTAGTCCAGGTAAAGAAGACGAAATTCGATCTCAGCGGGTGCCATGCGAAAGCGATTACGAAGTTTTGAAGCTGATAAGCAACGGAGCTTACGGAGCTGTCTATTTggtgaaggaaaaaataacgagGCAACGTTTtgctatgaaaaaaataaacaagaacAATTTAATGTTAAGGAATCAAGTGGAACAAGTATTTGCCGAACGTGATATTATGAGTTTCACCGACAATCCTTTCGTCGTTTCCATGTATTGTAGTTTTGAAACAAAG aAACACTTGTGCCTCGTAATGGAATACGTTGAGGGAGGTGACTGCGCGAATCTCTTGAAAAATATCGGACCATTACCACCAGATATGGCTAGATTTTATTTTGCTGAAACTGTTTTAGCTGTTGAATATTTGCACAATTACGGTATCGTTCATCGGGATTTAAAACCTGACAA CTTACTCATCACCGCTCTGGGTCACATAAAATTGACAGATTTTGGCCTCAGCAAGATGGGTCTCATGTCCC TGGCAACAAATCTGTACGAAGGTTACGTGGACAGAGATACTCGGCAATTCTCCGATAAACAGGTATTCGGAACCCCCGAATACATAGCGCCCGAAGTGATCCTTCGCCAAGGTTACGGAAAGCCTGTTGACTGGTGGTCAATGGGTATAATACTGTATGAGTTCTTGATCGGCTGTGTTCCATTTTTCGGAGAAACACCCGAAGAATTATTTGCCCACACGGTCAATG ACGACATCGAGTGGCCTGATAATGATGACTGGCCAGTACAACCGGAAGCAAAGGATATAATAACTGCACTCTTGCAACAAAGCCCTAGGGATCGCCTGGGAACAGCGGGATCTCACGAAGTTAAGGAACATCCTTATTTCTTTGGCGTCGATTGGAACAGTCTTTTGAGACACAAGGCTGAATTCGTTCCGCAGTTGACAAACGATGAGGACACAAGTTACTTCGACT CTCGTATGGACCGCTACAATCACGATTTGGGTGATGATACGGACGACACCGATGACTCTCCTCTCTTTGGCTCGTTTTCATCATACTCACCGCAATCGCGCAAAATATCTCAGACAAGGCCGCAGTTGTTTAACATGTCTGAGCCAGAATTGGACTTTTCTCGAAAGCAATTATTCCGCTGCGAGTCCGAAACCTCGGACGCTCAATTATCTCCTGGCTTTGTGCAAAACGTTGCTTCTGTAGCACAGAAGTCATTGCAAAAGAATTTGCTGCTTGATAAGAATCAGTCGCAGACTAAGAATAACTCGTTTCATGAATCTCCAGATAAAACTGCAGACAAGTGTGATCCAAATAGTACTGGTTCTACGATATCTGCGACCTTCAGTAGAGATGCGCAATCAACGAGTGCTACAAAAAATAGCAGCGGTGATGCACTCTCCGTCAGTTTGAGTACTCCGGATTCTTCTCAAACCGAATCTGATGACGTCAGCCCGCAGATTCAAAGGAAACGCCATTCGCATACACGCGACAAGCTGCCCAGGTTCAGTATATCCATTGACGACGAACACAT ATTGGATCTAGCGGCTGCTAACAGGGATGCTGCGGATGACAAGCACAATTCCAGCACAGATTCGTTCGAAACGTTCGCAATGTCTTTGCTACCCTTGACAAAACACAGATCCAGATCGGTGATAAAATCTGCATCAACCAGCGGGCTGTCTCTGGTCATACCGACGA ATGACTTACCATTGACGCAGCCAATCGAATCACCTGGCGGCTCTTCCACCGCCTCCTCTCGGGATACTTCGCCATGTAGAGAACTCAGCCCTCTGGTAACCAGTCTCAAACCACCAACCATCATTAGGCGGGGTCCCTGCGGCTTCGGATTCACCGTTCACACCATACGTGTTTATTATGGTGACAGCGATTTCTATACCATGCATCATTTGGTCATG GCGGTCAATCAATCTAGTCCAGCATTTGAGGCGGGACTTAGACCCGGAGACTTGATAACTCACATAAACGGTGAAGCAATTCAGGGGCTTTATCACACGCAAGTTTTGCAGCTAATGCTGAGCGGAGGAGATCATGTAACTTTGCGAAGTACGCCACTGGAAAATACGAGCATTAAAAGCGGGGGTAGAAAGCGTGAGTTGGGGCAGAGTAAAATGGCGAAAAAATCGCTTCACAGACAGAGAAAGCAGAAGCGCGATCATTCggacaaaaaacgaaagacaTCGCTGTTCAGAAGAATCAGTTCTAAACGAGCCAGTGTCGAGATGCAGCAG CCGTTAAGTATCAGTTGTCCTTTGTCGGCACCAATCCTTCCCAGTGACAGCAAACCTCCACTTATG ATGGCTGCGGGAATCTGTTCTCCGTCAATGGTTACTCCGAGTCGTTCGTTCCAGTCATTTACTCGCTCTTTACCGCCTCAGGAATCGGCACCGTTTTTCAACGCCTGTACCAAGTCAGTCTGCAGCCCGTCACCTCCAATAAATCGATCCAGTTCGGAATCCTACCACTCGACGACCACCTCGAGCCCATGCTCAAGTCCCAGTTCTTCGTCGTCCAGTACAAATCCTCCTATAGGGAACATATCGAGTATCGCTAATCAGTCTCATTATCAGAGGCCAAGTACGCTGCATGGACTGAAGCACAAGCTCCACACTGctgcgaaaaatattcattcccCAAACAGGAGGAAATCTGTCGGTCACATACCCCTTTCGCCTTTGGCCAGGACTCCCAGTCCATCGCCCATCCCTGCCAGCCCAACGAGGAGCCCGAGTCCTCTGGCTTTTCCCACTGGGCATCAGCCGGGAAGTTCTAATACAACACAATCTTACAGTCCAG GAAATAATTAG